One window of Acipenser ruthenus chromosome 17, fAciRut3.2 maternal haplotype, whole genome shotgun sequence genomic DNA carries:
- the LOC117423464 gene encoding large ribosomal subunit protein mL44-like, with protein sequence MASGYFVSRGLSPLGVHFQHVCRNVLLTQTREKKRWMKSYMLLMERKKKLEGPPPPKPRSHQPNWDYHAEVQAFGCRLHETFSLDLLKTAFVNPCYIQSEEVNRRELGVDREAVALNLKDNQKLSEQGAEFSQSYLADCCRGAYPNLPPEGVNAIVQYLAGTEIVCHVAKNLAVEDLTLSAEFPVPNKVLQKTFFAVVGALLESSDPQKAGLFIRDFLMTQLIGKDLFELWDVINPMGLLVEELTKRNLSPPEPRITRQAGVSTVLPLHFVGLYSDKKLMAEGPGETILAAEEEAARVALRRIYGYTENRRPWDYSRPREETTAAQAISSN encoded by the exons ATGGCGTCTGGGTATTTTGTGAGTCGTGGTTTATCTCCTCTTGGGGTTCACTTTCAACACGTCTGCAGGAACGTTCTTTTAACACAGACCAGAGAGAAGAAACGATGGATGAAATCGTACATGTTGTTAATGGAAAGGAAAAAGAAGCTGGAAGGACCACCGCCTCCCAAACCTCG ctctcaTCAGCCGAACTGGGACTATCATGCTGAAGTCCAAGCCTTTGGTTGCAGACTTCATGAAACATTTTCCCTGGATCTCCTCAAGACTGCTTTTGTAAACCCTTGTTACATCCAGTCGGAAGAAGTCAATCGCAGAGAGCTTGGTGTGGACAGAGAAGCTGTTGCTTTGAATCTGAAAGACAATCAGAAACTCTCTGAACAAGGGGCAGAGTTTTCACAAAGCTACCTTGCTGATTGCTGCAGGGGTGCCTACCCAAATCTGCCCCCCGAGGGTGTGAATGCGATTGTTCAATACCTCGCAGGGACAGAGATTGTCTGCCATGTGGCTAAAAACCTTGCAGTGGAGGACTTGACGCTGAGTGCAGAGTTTCCTGTACCGAACAAGGTTCTGCAGAAGACGTTTTTTGCAGTAGTAGGAGCATTGCTTGAAAGCAGTGACCCGCAGAAGGCAGGCTTGTTTATCAGG GACTTCTTGATGACTCAATTGATTGGTAAAGACCTGTTTGAGCTGTGGGATGTCATTAATCCTATGGGACTGCTGGTGGAGGAACTAACTAAAAGAAACCTCTCTCCTCCAGAACCAAGGATAACAAGGCAGGCTGGAGTCAGTACAGTGCTACCACTCCACTTTGTTGGATTGTACAG TGACAAGAAGCTGATGGCGGAAGGACCTGGTGAAACGATACTAGCAGCAGAAGAAGAAGCTGCACGAGTGGCCCTGCGCAGAATCTATGGATACACAGAGAATAGAAGGCCGTGGGATTATTCCAGACCAAGGGAAGAGACTACTGCAGCCCAAGCTATCAGCAGCAACTAA
- the LOC117423466 gene encoding transmembrane 4 L6 family member 20-like, giving the protein MSCCEGFTSCNGFFLMALSILAICLNLLPLVINYAMDSNLFVNAISCYEWWLPGVIGGGILVLPAVAMSLAAKKGGSCNSRTGMLMSAVLCLPSIIGAIYCVLISLYALGKGPLICEKGSGASLSSCDFTISNISSLANLNLNLDWYLNNGSCDGVSLPPDSETNSSLLNLAENLDIDLDAANLKNYHLVTFVGLSVIGLLEIIVSALQIVAGAFGCLCGTSKRRRGQPM; this is encoded by the exons ATGTCTTGTTGTGAAGGGTTTACCTCCtgcaatggattttttttaatggcactGTCCATTCTAGCTATTTGCTTGAACTTGCTTCCACTGGTTATCAATTATGCTATGGATAGCAATCTTTTTGTAAACGCAATATCTTGCTATGAGTGGTGGCTGCCTGGGGTGATAGGAGGTGGTATTCTG GTCCTGCCCGCAGTAGCAATGTCCCTGGCAGCAAAAAAAGGAGGGAGCTGTAACTCCAGAACAGGG ATGCTGATGTCTGCTGTCTTATGTCTGCCCAGTATTATTGGTGCCATCTACTGTGTGCTCATATCCTTGTATGCTCTTGGAAAGGGCCCCCTGATTTGTGAGAAGGGCAGTGGTGCCAGTTTGTCCTCTTGCGATTTCACCATCAGCAATATTAG ttcTTTGGCAAATTTAAATTTGAACTTGGACTGGTACCTGAATAATGGCAGCTGTGATGGAGTGTCTCTGCCCCCCGACAGCGAGACGAACAGCAGCTTGCTCAACTTGGCTGAAAACCTTGATATTGATCTGGACGCAGCTAACCTGAAGAATTACCACCTGGTCACCTTTGTTGGACTAAGCGTTATCGGACTGCTGGAAATCATTGTCAGTGCACTGCAGATTGTTGCAGGAGCATTTGGTTGTCTGTGTGGCACTTCAAAGAGAAGAAGAGGTCAACCCATGTAA
- the LOC117423428 gene encoding arf-GAP domain and FG repeat-containing protein 1 isoform X5 translates to MAASAKRKQEEKHLKMLREMTSLPPNRKCFDCDQRGPTYANMTVGSFVCTSCSGILRGLNPPHRVKSISMTTFTQQEIEFLQKHGNELCKQIWLGLYDDRSSSIPDFREPQKVKEFLQEKYEKKRWYVPAEQARVVASVHASVSGSSASSTSSTPEVRPLKSLLGETAPALHLNRSTPGQSPVVSRVQAQQQQHFQQDKKQFDLLSDLGGDIFAAPAPAPAPTSQSTGSANFANFANFNSHTAQNNANADFANFDAFGNSSASGNFGGFPTASQLPFQHPNTAFRTLSSSCSFVEFTTAFPLHAAHRSSSGLPNANFAHFDNFPKSSSAHFGAFSSTQSNATEPPKAAVDIHSTHTGDKYAALADLDNIFSSDKPEQGASGPVSNTSSAPSVTAVSTSSQPSSVGGDRYAALAELDSVFSTPAPTSNVYNAPSSVSSNVFGPVTGASQAQTQSVISSIPAGFGASTSTNPFMAQSAVPPASAPTNPFQSNGRAAAAAAGAGFGAFGQAKPVVTPFGQVMAAPGMSSNPFMAGALPGQYPSGSSSTNPFL, encoded by the exons ATGGCGGCAAGTGCAAAACGAAAGCAGGAGGAGAAGCACCTGAAGATGCTGCGGGAAATGACGAGCCTGCCTCCCAACAGAAAGTGCTTTGACTGCGACCAGCGCGGCCCGACCTATGCCAACATGACCGTGGGCTCGTTCGTCTGCACCTCTTGCTCTGGCATCCT acgAGGCTTAAATCCACCCCACAGAGTGAAGTCTATCTCCATGACTACCTTCACACAGCAGGAAATAGAGTTTTTGCAGAAACATGGCAATGAG CTATGCAAGCAGATTTGGTTGGGATTGTATGATGACAGATCTTCTAGTATTCCTGACTTCAGAGAACCACAGAAAGTGAAAGAATTCCTTCAAGAAAAATATGAAAAGAAACGATG GTATGTCCCTGCAGAACAAGCGAGGGTTGTCGCGTCGGTTCATGCTTCCGTGTCGGGCTCCTCCGCCAGCAGCACGAGCAGCACCCCTGAAGTCAGACCGCTGAAGTCGCTTCTTGGAGAGACTGCACCGgcactgcacttaaacagaagcACACCAGGCCAA TCTCCGGTGGTTAGTCGTGTACAAGCACAGCAACAGCAACATTTCCAACAAGACAAGAAGCAGTTTGATCTCCTCAGTGATCTGGGAGGTGATATCTTTGCAGCTCCTGCTCCAGCCCCAGCTCCAACCTCTCAGTCTACAGGCTCTGCAAACTTTGCAAACTTCGCAAATTTCAACAGTCATACAG CTCAGAATAATGCAAACGCAGACTTTGCAAACTTTGATGCATTTGGAAATTCTAGTGCATCGGGTAATTTTGGAGGTTTCCCCACAGCGAGTCAGCTGCCGTTCCAGCACCCGAATACAG CGTTCAGAACGCTTTCATCCAGCTGCAGTTTTGTTGAATTTACTACAGCTTTCCCTCTTCATGCTGCGCACA GAAGCAGCTCTGGATTGCCCAATGCCAATTTTGCACATTTTGACAACTTCCCCAAATCCTCTAGTGCTCACTTTGGAGCCTTCAGTTCCACCCAGAGTAATGCAACAGAACCCCCCAAAGCTGCTGTAGACATACATAGCACCCACACTGGAGACAAATATGCAGCTCTGGCTGACCTGGATAACATCTTTAGCTCTGATAAACCTGAGCAAG GGGCGAGTGGACCGGTGAGCAACACTAGTTCTGCTCCATCTGTGACAGCTGTGTCCACTTCAAGTCAGCCTTCATCTGTAGGAGGAGACAGATATGCTGCATTGGCAGAGTTAGACAGTGTCTTTAGCACCCCAGCACCTACCAGTAATGTCTATAACGCACCCAGCAGTGTTAGCAG CAACGTTTTCGGACCAGTAACTGGTGCAAGTCAAGCACAGACACAATCGGTGATATCCAGCATCCCTGCAGGGTTTGGAG CCTCCACATCAACAAATCCTTTCATGGCACAGAGTGCTGTTCCTCCAGCATCTGCTCCAACCAATCCGTTCCAGTCCAATGGGAGAGCTGCAGCGGCAGCAGCAG